A region from the Actinoplanes sp. OR16 genome encodes:
- a CDS encoding 16S rRNA (uracil(1498)-N(3))-methyltransferase yields MSAPLFLVDSLPAEATYTLDGPEGHHAATVQRLRAGEALILADGRGGTATAQVTAVAKGSVDMTIGERAFQPAPDPLLVVVQGIAKGDRGELAVQAMTETGVDEIVPWAASRSVAQWRGDRGHKARDKWAATAREAAKQARRPWLPTVAGDPDCSTKQVAARLAGAAAAFVLHEEATERLTRVPLPSAGEIVLVVGPEGGISDAELAAFPDATPVRLGDAVLRTSTAGVAALSVLSSRLGRW; encoded by the coding sequence GTGTCCGCACCCCTGTTCCTCGTCGACAGCCTGCCCGCCGAGGCCACCTACACGCTGGACGGACCGGAGGGTCATCACGCCGCCACCGTCCAGCGTCTCCGGGCCGGTGAGGCGCTGATCCTCGCGGACGGCCGCGGCGGCACCGCGACGGCCCAGGTCACCGCCGTCGCCAAGGGCAGCGTCGACATGACGATCGGCGAGCGCGCCTTCCAGCCGGCGCCGGACCCGCTGCTCGTCGTAGTGCAGGGCATCGCGAAGGGTGACCGCGGCGAGCTGGCCGTGCAGGCGATGACCGAGACCGGCGTCGACGAGATCGTCCCGTGGGCGGCGTCCCGTTCGGTGGCGCAGTGGCGGGGCGACCGCGGCCACAAGGCCCGCGACAAGTGGGCGGCCACCGCCCGGGAAGCCGCCAAGCAGGCGCGCCGGCCCTGGCTGCCGACGGTGGCCGGCGACCCGGACTGCTCCACGAAACAGGTCGCCGCCCGCCTGGCCGGGGCCGCCGCCGCGTTCGTGCTGCACGAGGAGGCCACCGAGCGCCTCACCCGAGTCCCGCTGCCGTCCGCAGGCGAGATCGTCCTGGTCGTGGGCCCCGAGGGTGGCATCAGCGACGCCGAACTGGCGGCGTTCCCCGATGCCACCCCGGTCAGGCTGGGTGACGCCGTCCTCCGTACCTCGACGGCCGGAGTGGCGGCCCTGTCAGTCCTCTCGTCCCGCCTCGGCCGCTGGTGA
- the dnaJ gene encoding molecular chaperone DnaJ — MAKDYYGILGVSREATDDEIKRAYRKLARQYHPDVNPDPEAHEKFKEINAAYEVLSDDQKRQIVDLGGDPLAPGGGGAPGPGGAGPFVGFQDIMDAFFGTAAGGGSRGPRPRTRPGADAILRLELDLVETAFGVEAPITVDTAVLCTQCSGAGTAPGTHLATCEVCAGRGEVQSVQRTFLGQVVSSRPCANCQGHGTVIPTPCPTCAGDGRIRTRRSLTVKIPAGVEDGMRIRLAQQGEVGPGGGTAGDLYVEIHERPHDVYSRKGDDLHCRVTLPMTAAALGTRMTIKTLDGEENIEVKAGTQPASTLRIRTKGVPHLRGQGRGDLFVHLDVKTPTKLTADQERMLRDFAKTRGEDVAELSKQGGFFSRMRDAFNGH; from the coding sequence GTGGCCAAGGACTACTACGGAATTCTCGGCGTGAGCCGGGAAGCCACCGACGACGAGATCAAGCGCGCCTACCGCAAGCTGGCTCGGCAGTACCACCCCGATGTCAACCCGGATCCCGAGGCGCACGAGAAGTTCAAAGAGATCAACGCGGCCTACGAGGTTCTCTCGGACGACCAGAAGCGTCAGATCGTCGACCTCGGCGGCGACCCGCTCGCGCCCGGTGGCGGCGGCGCGCCCGGGCCCGGCGGAGCCGGACCTTTCGTCGGTTTCCAGGACATCATGGACGCGTTCTTCGGCACGGCGGCCGGCGGCGGCTCCCGTGGCCCGCGCCCGCGCACCCGTCCCGGCGCCGACGCGATCCTGCGCCTGGAACTCGACCTGGTCGAGACCGCGTTCGGCGTCGAGGCGCCGATCACCGTCGACACCGCGGTCCTCTGCACCCAGTGTTCCGGCGCCGGCACCGCCCCCGGCACGCACCTCGCCACCTGTGAGGTCTGCGCCGGCCGCGGCGAGGTCCAGTCGGTGCAGCGCACCTTCCTCGGCCAGGTCGTCTCGTCCCGCCCCTGCGCCAACTGCCAGGGCCACGGCACGGTCATCCCGACCCCCTGCCCGACCTGCGCCGGCGACGGCCGGATAAGGACCCGGCGCTCCCTCACCGTCAAGATCCCGGCGGGCGTCGAGGACGGCATGCGCATCCGTCTCGCGCAGCAGGGCGAGGTCGGCCCCGGCGGCGGCACGGCCGGCGACCTCTACGTCGAGATCCACGAGCGCCCGCACGACGTCTACTCCCGCAAGGGCGACGACCTGCACTGCCGCGTGACGCTCCCGATGACCGCGGCCGCGCTCGGCACCCGGATGACCATCAAGACCCTCGACGGCGAGGAGAACATCGAGGTCAAGGCCGGCACCCAGCCCGCCAGCACCCTCCGCATCCGCACCAAGGGCGTGCCCCATCTGCGCGGTCAGGGCCGCGGTGACCTCTTCGTCCACCTCGACGTGAAGACCCCGACGAAACTCACCGCCGACCAGGAGCGCATGCTCCGCGACTTCGCCAAGACCCGCGGCGAGGACGTGGCCGAGCTCTCCAAGCAGGGCGGCTTCTTCTCCCGGATGCGGGACGCTTTCAACGGGCATTAA
- the hrcA gene encoding heat-inducible transcriptional repressor HrcA, with the protein MSLDDRKLEVLRAIVQDYVETREPVGSKALVDRHQLGVSPATVRNDMAVLEEEGYIRQPHTSAGRVPTDAGYRLFVDRLTRIKPLSPAEKRAIERFMIGVVDLDDVVHRTVRLLAQLTRQVAVVQYPSLSRSAVRHLELVPISTTRLTLVMITDTGRVEQRLVEMPGPIPPDDVWEMRRRVNEKLAGQKLADTPPLVQKLVEESAPERRPTMACLASVLLETLVERSEERLALAGTANLTRGGVLDFQGTLRPVLEALEEEVILLKLIGDLEPSTTRVRIGDENEIDNLRSASVVSSGYGPGATIVGGLGVLGPTRMDYPGTIATVRAVARYVGDLLAQN; encoded by the coding sequence AGGTGCTCAGGGCGATCGTCCAGGACTACGTCGAGACCCGTGAGCCGGTCGGCAGCAAGGCCCTGGTCGATCGTCACCAGCTGGGAGTCTCCCCGGCCACCGTGCGCAACGACATGGCGGTGCTGGAGGAGGAGGGCTACATCCGGCAGCCGCACACCAGCGCCGGCCGGGTGCCCACCGACGCGGGTTACCGGCTGTTCGTCGACCGCCTCACCCGGATCAAGCCGCTCAGCCCGGCCGAGAAACGTGCCATCGAGCGCTTCATGATCGGCGTCGTCGACCTGGACGACGTGGTGCACCGCACGGTCCGGCTGCTCGCGCAGCTGACCCGCCAGGTGGCTGTCGTGCAATACCCCAGCCTCTCCCGTTCCGCGGTCCGCCACCTCGAGCTCGTCCCGATCTCCACGACCCGGCTCACCCTCGTGATGATCACCGACACCGGCCGGGTCGAGCAGCGGCTGGTCGAGATGCCCGGCCCGATCCCGCCCGACGACGTGTGGGAGATGCGCCGCCGGGTGAACGAGAAACTGGCCGGTCAGAAGCTCGCGGACACCCCGCCCCTGGTGCAGAAACTCGTCGAGGAGTCGGCTCCCGAGCGGCGCCCGACGATGGCCTGTCTCGCCTCGGTTCTGCTCGAGACTCTGGTCGAGCGCAGTGAGGAGCGCCTCGCCCTGGCCGGTACTGCCAATTTGACCCGCGGTGGTGTGCTGGACTTCCAGGGCACCCTCCGGCCCGTCCTCGAAGCCCTCGAGGAGGAGGTCATCCTTCTCAAGCTGATCGGCGACCTGGAACCGAGCACCACCCGGGTCCGGATCGGCGACGAGAACGAGATCGACAACCTGCGGTCGGCATCCGTGGTGAGCAGCGGTTACGGACCAGGTGCGACGATCGTTGGTGGGCTCGGTGTTCTCGGGCCCACCCGCATGGATTACCCGGGCACCATCGCTACTGTCCGTGCGGTAGCACGGTACGTTGGCGACCTGTTGGCACAGAATTGA